The following are from one region of the Lytechinus variegatus isolate NC3 chromosome 4, Lvar_3.0, whole genome shotgun sequence genome:
- the LOC121412875 gene encoding LOW QUALITY PROTEIN: sacsin-like (The sequence of the model RefSeq protein was modified relative to this genomic sequence to represent the inferred CDS: deleted 1 base in 1 codon), whose product MAFDLAAIAPQQIPYANEMTKFIPELLYPTIKPFSRFGPSPPSLLDFLKKVLREYTDGQIMKEIVQNAEDAGAKTVRFLYDCREHGTSRLHWPSLAPFQGRALYAYNDALFKDRDWEGIQRPARSNKEDNPLKVGRFGIGFSSVYHLTDLPSILSGDTLAFIDPHERHFGKGETGTKLSVTEHADTFNSPDFVDQFTPYNTIFPESTYTMNCGEPYDGTLFRFPIRQEGSTLCDNEYDDAAMERLLESFIDDADVVLLFLRSLETIDISRRLNRGQTQIRSRAEICPISLEDMKSKRIGFSRALEANGKMEIRQRARASLTHQLTLTVEVAESKRRMDWIVCQVVGGKEMPDNLMSIADKNGYLPWVGVAMPYNLSRKKRDGFRGRVFCFLPLPPGDESLTGLPVHIHGFFGVNSDRRSIKWPGADRIQGDVDARWNFLLVTKLMPDAYMDMLMFAIREQKLSPDEIYRSWPDPDKVRPQWKRLLKPIFQLLIKFPVIYTTVDNETGLWVKIEDAVFNFMTGEDKNTERILLNVLKAAKIPVAEVPEHIKKVIKSKEYANFNAKVISPEIIIDCIHKSQHGVLETLSSDDKMSLLEYIMMKTKTPRLIGLRLLPLANGDFAQFSTRSASTPSVFIPTRELDKSLCYNMGNRLILPNINENLHKLLQKAAGHGSVQLQMMSDKNLARLIRDTLPKEWFSSNRSSTILWHPGKGNQPPREWLHGIWNFLNTIQRKSIGIYEGLPLIQVEEKQSGEVVLAFLKRNATNICQNYGSDKLDRNENLVLTKIGLVVCSCPSFIDTARLIGEGYLRSPTRKGVIGALTAVQNGKSLQKTVENLPKEERRLLVRLCTNCSLTDAERNFLAHIPFFDTIPRSPSIRSKVMSAGDERVFFCRMSSDQLPNFHLPDYDLICCLDNAILNFISNLGMKEKERKDWLKDIVNSICNGSQDRAALQEVGLWILHDLKAIKRDIGSHLLKLKSCDFILTRANGLKSPECLFDPEDRHVSALFGNVFFPSGRYVNEGLLGSLRELGLRHKSSVTATELGKLAEEITKESNANKAGILMSLLGEYPDKLKEPIASESGLTLQQFLADKKCIPCLQESPDFYPQDIPWHKSKGEKMISPGETVMSTKVNILASGATTPFSKEGIPKTLLRSLGVKQHANITSIIQQIAAVSKSLGGVEASDKSTKLDKMVHAIYTLLSGTDRNEQVIPRLTSSLPACIWTGTHFVDIHRAVLSSDVDDFHPYIYSIPKEFREKYQTLFLTLGVQRSISLQQIHDTIMQIHKLEPKLGSVTERMNFCIENKRVVLKALRLLHKICEGNRCRYPPNTLVPTSNENSLELVKPGDCVYEDGSSRGDSDEVQDKLKEDKTFIVDGSLPIAIIRSLGIPPLSRKILAPEDLIGIEQAGQYEPLTTRLKNIIKDGYLESSIPKEMIQNAEDAGASKVHFMLDLRENSEVRSSLFDKGMTDCQGPALWVFNDACFSPDDFQNITKLGGATKELDTSKIGRFGLGFNSVYHLTDVPSFLSREYLQIFDPHTVHLGSMLRSKESPGIRIKLQGNNAISMYRDQFAPYEGVFNCCLQVSGGNVYYDGTLFRLPLRSRHAALNSEISDQHYDEHKCKSLLVDLWRSSEDLLVFTNSVREVKTFVLLSNAKQPSESSPLFEIAKEHVAGRNIIAEFMQSKGDARKQKQIKPLIKEECVVRSLTPFGKQYLKIHEEPRKRELMSVTSVGTTSAHKMWQTSQGQKTGLAPVGGVAVKLPLSDEQDSKLYNGLPLAVLHSHLPCHCNGFFAISADRRNLWKPAADSDSNYFMKWNEAVFEDVILTAYMILLTNDRFRCHVTKMPSNLRISGVNSSPTNFYTLWPKDRNISKGSDCYAMVKGFYKRLVVSDSPGPNIFWEGEKTWAFKEAMFVDTVLYEIPHIAVAVKTVFQMQHTKRSVTEMPSEIRLNLERMGFGEQLRKQTCTERDFFLKHFLPKLSIFPSEVREPLIHYCLQNTDLRKTLKTIPCIPTSPDGKILKKPEELIHPHGKAGNLFTSDDGRFPHGSFANWDCLHILVHLGMVQDDISGMDFIKCARKLSGEPIPHEYDRILVDYLTYRLKSRECSWAKDQSLQNQMSKVAFLPVTYMNSSMRKASCDTIFVPERLALVSDVYPVLDESNIWFPFQVKRFLGIVHDPKVGVVLQQLNSIICRPEICGNLPRVCQEIYEYLDARLKREENIPEIRQFFQTKECLLVHKTFRSCDQLALDFEEESVGSYLFRLPRNLLSFKTLLTNAGIRIRFSTNDFVSTLKHINDTTSGKLDHNAFEEVMKLIKCLVNAASTYPKEMQEVSPNDIYVPDTNGYLRTADELSFCDVDWISVPDGVIKAHGDIPLPWARKLGVRDIRQHILESYSVPVPGLNKIRSENLLQFGQREPLTERIKNILKGYPCDDTILKELVQNADDSCATEVHLVLDLRTHPKDRLFKDEMSHLQGPALCVYNNKAFTDADIEGIQRLGVGSKRELSSKVGRFGVGFNAVYHLTDCPSFYTNGDTLGMFDPNVTYVPNATQEYPGFMVNPTSELTDDFPNVFNCYLPEFFDVKDSTMFRLPLRTECMAGVSKISSKVHEPDSIKPLIQKFKEGLPELLLFLSHVKKVSISTIDESGNMIGTSSVHVSISESEQHELETFLTTISSEEIDPVTGAAKSLRDIPVTKVHYDIRVTVTEQRAKDVKTQTEDWLICQQHGFENTNDVPDTLLEAYNSGYLHVLPLGGVAVPLGNQQAPAKAYSFLPLPIETGLPVHVNGSIELDERRRDIWRACDDTRAQWNRQLMKKIVSPAYVKALCSLQAKIMDRIEEVKDTLDMQYIVSSYNAILPTVAENRFWEEVITHVYRIIADCAQPMFPSIMRSLSDKREGECIIGVNEVDTLEWRNPLSESQKPGYFDSPISRNPIFRSIVTDLGFPLIECPCAVQAMYSDSLDEYRRGDVLEVTPASLINHLSSNAVEDVGLSPIQLPKPISDTVIQDTCTLQAILEYCSQYDDFKDNTEALPLLLTSDGFLRTFAMERPVYSTEFDYLFSSSSSNFLDKSIRNYFSEDFDVISHFDISSIADFLRNELCPTKFNCNQYIQWDKSEPTQEWISGLWECIAACTSPDDALQCLSTWNIVPCRKEEATGVVYHLVPLSKATSVVNKLSGMSNMLAALSSLGVSEVDHFNNHPEAKQLITKLVAHEDKPDTIVAVLDHVIQTNPSQFDQLTSDQRDHILQYITTHMPERLMENGDNRKIIKGLPCYKQLDGAYISLSQSPIVYVIKGNLSCEEMMSGWRNTMPLSYVKTTV is encoded by the exons ATGGCATTTGATCTGGCGGCAATCGCTCCTCAGCAAATTCCATACGCTAATGAAATGACCAAATTCATCCCTGAGTTGCTATACCCTACCATAAAACCCTTTT CACGCTTTGGTCCCTCTCCACCATCTCTTCTTGACTTCTTGAAGAAAGTTTTAAGAGAATACACCGATGGACAAATAATGAAG GAAATAGTACAGAATGCCGAGGACGCGGGAGCCAAGACAGTTCGCTTTCTTTATGACTGTCGCGAACATGGAACGAGTCGTCTTCATTGGCCTTCTCTCGCCCCATTCCAAGGCAGGGCTTTGTATGCTTACAACGACGCCTTGTTCAAGGACAGAGACTGGGAGGGAATCCAGAGGCCAGCCAGAAGCAACAAGGAAGATAACCCACTCAAAGTTGGACGATTCGGCATCGGATTCAGCTCAGTCTACCATCTTACAG ATCTTCCAAGCATCCTAAGCGGTGACACACTTGCCTTCATAGATCCTCATGAGCGTCACTTTGGAAAGGGTGAAACAGGAACAAAACTGAGTGTGACCGAACATGCAGACACTTTCAATTCGCCAGACTTCGTTGATCAATTTACACCATACAACACCATATTCCCAGAAAGCACTTACACCATGAATTGTGGGGAACCATACGACGGAACTTTGTTCCGATTCCCAATACGGCAAGAAGGAAGCACTCTCTGTGACAATGAGTATGATGACGCTGCCATGGAACGCCTCCTTGAATCCTTCATTGATGATGCTGATgttgtacttttatttcttcgATCACTGGAGACAATCGACATCAGCAGAAGGCTTAATCGAGGTCAAACCCAAATCCGATCAAGAGCAGAGATATGCCCCATATCTCTTGAGGATATGAAATCAAAGCGAATAGGGTTCTCCAGAGCATTAGAAGCGAACGGCAAGATGGAAATTAGACAGAGAGCGAGAGCTTCTTTAACCCATCAGCTCACGTTGACAGTGGAGGTTGCAGAGTCGAAACGTCGAATGGATTGGATCGTGTGTCAGGTTGTTGGAGGAAAAGAGATGCCAGACAATTTAATGAGTATCGCTGACAAAAACGGATACCTACCTTGGGTCGGTGTTGCTATGCCTTACAACTTATCCCGGAAAAAACGAGATGGTTTCCGTGGACGAGtgttctgtttcctccctttaCCTCCTGGTGATGAGAGTTTGACTGGACTTCCGGTTCACATTCACGGGTTCTTCGGGGTTAACAGTGATAGAAGATCAATCAAGTGGCCTGGTGCTGATCGGATTCAAGGAGATGTTGATGCGCGATGGAACTTCCTACTGGTGACGAAACTGATGCCAGATGCATACATGGATATGCTGATGTTTGCAATTAGAGAGCAGAAGTTGTCCCCTGATGAAATCTACAGATCTTGGCCCGACCCCGATAAGGTCAGACCACAGTGGAAACGGCTTCTCAAACCAATATTCCAATTGCTAATCAAGTTCCCTGTTATCTATACAACCGTTGATAACGAAACAGGTCTATGGGTTAAGATTGAGGATGCTGTCTTCAACTTTATGACAGGTGAGGACAAAAATACCGAACGAATCTTGTTGAATGTCCTCAAGGCTGCCAAGATCCCTGTTGCTGAGGTACCAGAACACATCAAGAAAGTCATCAAAAGTAAAGAATACGCCAACTTCAATGCCAAAGTGATTTCACCCGAGATTATCATCGATTGTATTCATAAGAGCCAGCATGGAGTCTTGGAGACCCTGAGTAGTGATGACAAAATGTCGCTATTGGAGTACATCATGATGAAGACTAAGACCCCTCGACTTATTGGTCTAAGGCTCCTTCCGTTGGCAAACGGTGATTTCGCCCAATTTTCAACTAGATCAGCATCAACTCCCTCTGTCTTCATACCCACGAGAGAACTTGACAAGAGCCTTTGCTACAACATGGGTAACAGGCTTATCCTGCCTAACATCAACGAGAACTTGCATAAACTCCTACAAAAAGCTG CCGGGCATGGATCCGTCCAATTGCAAATGATGTCAGATAAAAACCTAGCTCGACTGATTCGGGACACCCTGCCAAAAGAATGGTTCTCGTCAAACCGAAGTAGCACTATACTCTGGCATCCTGGCAAAGGAAACCAACCTCCACGAGAATGGCTGCATGGGATCTGGAATTTTCTGAATACAATTCAACGTAAGTCAATTGGTATATATGAAGGACTTCCATTGATACAGGTTGAAGAGAAGCAGTCAGGCGAAGTTGTCCTTGCTTTCCTTAAACGGAACGCAACTAATATCTGCCAGAACTATGGTTCAGATAAACTTGATCGGAATGAGAATTTGGTTCTTACCAAAATTGGCCTTGTCGTCTGTTCTTGTCCTTCATTCATAGATACTGCTCGACTTATAGGGGAGGGTTACCTCAGAAGTCCAACAAGAAAGGGTGTAATTGGTGCGTTGACAGCCGTACAAAATGGGAAATCACTACAAAAGACTGTCGAGAATCTTCCAAAGGAAGAAAGACGGTTACTAGTAAGGTTGTGCACCAACTGTTCTCTCACTGATGCAGAGAGAAATTTTCTTGCTCACATACCCTTCTTCGACACAATACCAAGAAGCCCATCGATCAGAAGTAAAGTTATGTCTGCAGGTGATGAACGTGTTTTCTTTTGCAGAATGTCTTCAGATCAACTGCCGAACTTTCATCTTCCAGATTATGACTTGATTTGTTGCCTTGACAATGCAATCCTGAATTTCATTTCCAATCtaggaatgaaagaaaaagaaaggaaggattgGTTGAAAGACATTGTAAATTCTATTTGCAATGGTAGTCAAGACAGGGCAGCTCTCCAGGAAGTAGGGCTATGGATATTGCATGATTTGAAAGCTATCAAAAGAGATATTGGCAGTCACCTGTTGAAGCTGAAGTCGTGTGACTTTATTCTTACCCGTGCAAATGGGCTCAAATCACCCGAATGTTTATTTGATCCAGAAGACCGGCATGTATCTGCACTATTTGGCAATGTATTCTTTCCATCTGGAAGGTATGTGAACGAAGGCCTCTTGGGATCATTACGGGAGCTTGGTCTTCGTCATAAAAGTAGTGTCACAGCAACTGAATTAGGCAAGTTGGCTGAAGAAATAACTAAGGAGAGCAATGCTAATAAGGCAGGCATCTTGATGTCTCTCTTGGGAGAATATCCTGACAAGCTTAAAGAACCCATTGCCAGTGAGAGTGGCCTGACACTGCAGCAGTTCTTGGCTGACAAAAAATGCATCCCATGTCTTCAAGAGAGCCCAGACTTCTATCCTCAAGACATTCCATGGCACAAGTCTAAGGGAGAGAAAATGATCAGTCCGGGCGAAACAGTTATGTCTACCAAAGTTAACATTCTCGCCTCTGGTGCAACCACACCATTTTCGAAAGAAGGAATTCCAAAAACCCTACTACGTAGTCTAGGAGTGAAACAGCATGCTAACATCACATCAATCATTCAACAAATAGCCGCTGTTTCAAAGTCTCTTGGAGGAGTCGAAGCTTCTGATAAATCAACGAAACTGGATAAAATGGTTCATGCTATTTACACCTTGCTGTCAGGTACGGATAGGAATGAGCAAGTGATACCCCGACTGACATCATCCTTACCTGCATGCATTTGGACTGGCACACACTTTGTGGATATTCATCGGGCAGTATTATCGAGCGATGTGGACGATTTCCATCCCTACATTTATTCAATACCAAAAGAGTTCAgggaaaaatatcaaactttgttCCTAACACTGGGGGTCCAGAGGAGCATATCCCTTCAGCAGATTCATGACACCATCATGCAGATACACAAGCTCGAGCCTAAACTTGGTTCTGTGACAGAACGGATGAATTTCTGCATAGAAAACAAGCGTGTTGTGCTAAAGGCGCTCAGACTCCTCCATAAAATCTGCGAAGGTAACCGTTGTAGATATCCACCAAATACCTTGGTACCAACGAGTAACGAAAACTCTTTAGAATTAGTTAAGCCTGGCGATTGTGTTTATGAAGATGGCAGCAGTCGCGGAGATTCTGACGAAGTTCAGGATAAGCTGAAGGAAGATAAAACTTTCATCGTCGATGGGTCATTGCCTATAGCCATAATTCGATCTTTGGGGATTCCACCCCTTAGTCGAAAGATTCTTGCACCTGAGGATTTGATAGGTATAGAACAAGCAGGCCAGTATGAACCACTCACCACAAGACTGAAGAATATAATTAAGGATGGCTATCTGGAGAGTTCAATACCAAAAGAAATGATTCAAAATGCTGAAGACGCAGGGGCATCTAAGGTACATTTCATGTTAGACCTTCGGGAAAATTCTGAAGTACGTTCAAGTTTGTTTGACAAAGGTATGACTGATTGTCAAGGGCCAGCACTGTGGGTATTCAATGATGCATGTTTCTCACCCGACGACTTTCAGAACATCACTAAGCTTGGTGGTGCGACTAAGGAACTTGACACATCCAAGATCGGGCGCTTTGGGCTTGGTTTCAACTCCGTTTATCATTTAACAGATGTTCCCAGCTTCCTGAGTAGAGAATACTTGCAGATTTTCGATCCACATACAGTACATCTTGGTTCCATGCTACGAAGCAAAGAAAGCCCGGGGATCAGGATAAAGCTACAAGGAAACAACGCAATATCTATGTATAGAGACCAGTTTGCACCATATGAAGGTGTTTTCAATTGTTGTCTGCAAGTGAGTGGTGGTAATGTATATTATGATGGTACACTTTTCCGGTTGCCTCTTCGATCAAGACATGCAGCACTGAATAGTGAGATCTCTGATCAACATTACGATGAACATAAATGTAAATCACTACTCGTGGATCTTTGGCGTTCTTCAGAAGATTTATTGGTGTTTACTAATAGCGTCCGTGAAGTCAAAACATTTGTGCTTCTTTCCAATGCAAAGCAGCCATCTGAATCAAGTCCACTCTTCGAAATTGCGAAAGAACATGTTGCTGGTCGAAATATAATAGCAGAATTCATGCAGAGTAAAGGGGATGCAAGAAAACAGAAACAGATCAAACCTTTGATCAAAGAAGAGTGTGTTGTGCGAAGCTTAACTCCGTTTGGAAAGCAATATCTCAAGATTCACGAAGAACCAAGAAAGCGTGAGCTGATGTCAGTCACAAGCGTCGGAACAACATCAGCACACAAGATGTGGCAAACATCACAAGGGCAGAAAACAGGACTGGCACCTGTAGGTGGTGTGGCAGTGAAGTTACCTCTCTCTGATGAGCAAGACAGTAAACTCTACAATGGCTTGCCACTCGCAGTTCTACATAGCCACCTTCCTTGCCATTGTAATGGATTCTTTGCCATTTCAGCAGACCGTCGGAATTTATGGAAGCCCGCAGCCGACTCAGATTCCAACTACTTTATGAAATGGAATGAAGCTGTCTTTGAAGATGTCATATTAACAGCCTACATGATTCTGTTGACTAATGATAGGTTTCGCTGTCACGTCACAAAAATGCCGTCAAATCTACGCATTTCAGGAGTGAATAGTTCACCAACTAACTTCTACACGCTGTGGCCGAAGGACAGAAATATTTCCAAGGGCAGTGATTGCTATGCTATGGTTAAGGGGTTCTACAAAAGATTGGTTGTCTCTGATTCACCTGGCCCAAATATATTTTGGGAAGGAGAAAAGACGTGGGCATTCAAGGAGGCTATGTTTGTTGATACAGTACTTTATGAAATCCCGCACATTGCTGTAGCAGTAAAGACGGTTTTTCAAATGCAACACACGAAGCGAAGTGTTACAGAGATGCCATCGGAGATACGCCTAAACCTAGAAAGGATGGGATTCGGGGAACAGCTGAGGAAACAAACCTGTACCGAGCGCGATTTCTTCCTGAAGCACTTTCTTCCCAAGCTTTCCATATTTCCATCCGAGGTTCGAGAACCCCTTATCCACTACTGTTTGCAGAACACTGACTTGCGAAAGACTCTGAAAACAATCCCATGCATCCCTACTTCTCCAGACGGTAAGATCTTAAAGAAGCCTGAAGAATTGATACATCCTCATGGAAAGGCAGGCAACCTTTTTACGAGCGACGACGGACGGTTTCCCCATGGTTCCTTTGCAAATTGGGATTGTTTGCATATTCTGGTGCATTTAGGAATGGTACAAGATGATATATCTGGCATGGACTTCATCAAATGTGCACGGAAATTATCGGGGGAACCTATTCCCCATGAGTATGATCGCATACTAGTTGACTACCTTACCTACAGATTGAAGTCACGGGAGTGTTCATGGGCAAAGGACCAATCACTTCAGAACCAAATGAGTAAGGTTGCTTTCCTTCCTGTCACCTACATGAATTCCTCGATGAGAAAAGCATCATGCGATACCATATTTGTGCCCGAAAGACTGGCATTGGTCAGCGACGTATACCCGGTTCTAGACGAAAGCAACATCTGGTTTCCATTTCAGGTTAAGAGATTTCTTGGTATTGTTCATGATCCAAAAGTGGGTGTCGTACTCCAACAACTCAACTCCATCATCTGTAGACCTGAAATTTGTGGAAACCTTCCACGTGTTTGTCAAGAAATCTATGAATACCTCGATGCACGACtaaaaagggaagaaaacaTACCCGAGATTCGACAATTCTTTCAAACAAAAGAGTGTCTGTTGGTTCACAAAACGTTCAGGAGTTGCGATCAACTGGCACTTGACTTTGAGGAAGAGTCGGTTGGATCTTACCTCTTTCGGTTACCCAGGAATTTGCTTAGCTTCAAAACCCTTCTAACAAACGCTGGCATAAGAATCCGATTTTCAACAAATGACTTTGTGTCTACTCTAAAGCATATCAATGACACAACTTCTGGAAAGCTAGATCATAATGCATTCGAAGAAGTTATGAAACTAATAAAATGCTTGGTAAATGCTGCATCGACTTACCCCAAGGAAATGCAAGAGGTTTCTCCGAATGATATTTATGTTCCAGATACCAACGGCTACCTCCGAACTGCTGATGAACTCTCTTTCTGTGACGTAGACTGGATTTCAGTGCCAGATGGTGTGATCAAAGCTCACGGTGATATCCCCCTACCTTGGGCGAGGAAACTTGGAGTGAGAGATATTCGACAACACATCCTTGAAAGCTATTCTGTGCCTGTGCCTGGTCTTAACAAAATTCGATCAGAGAATCTATTGCAATTTGGGCAACGAGAACCCCTGACAGAGAGAATAAAGAACATCCTCAAAGGATACCCCTGCGATGATACAATACTCAAAGAACTTGTGCAGAATGCAGATGATTCATGTGCTACTGAAGTGCACTTAGTTCTTGATCTCCGTACCCATCCTAAAGACCGACTCTTTAAAGATGAAATGTCTCATCTGCAAGGTCCTgccctctgtgtatacaacaaTAAGGCATTTACTGATGCTGACATCGAGGGGATTCAGCGACTAGGAGTTGGTAGCAAAAGAGAATTATCCTCAAAAGTTGGAAGATTTGGTGTAGGTTTCAATGCGGTCTATCATCTAACAGACTGTCCAAGCTTTTACACAAACGGCGATACGCTGGGAATGTTTGATCCAAATGTCACATATGTACCTAATGCTACCCAAGAGTATCCAGGCTTCATGGTAAACCCAACTAGTGAACTGACCGACGACTTTCCAAACGTTTTCAACTGTTATCTACCTGAATTCTTTGACGTAAAGGATTCAACCATGTTTCGATTGCCACTGAGAACGGAATGCATGGCAGGTGTATCGAAAATCTCTTCTAAGGTCCATGAACCCGATAGTATAAAGCCACTGATCCAGAAATTCAAGGAAGGTTTACCAGAATTGCTACTTTTCCTGAGCCATGTTAAAAAGGTCAGCATATCCACTATTGATGAAAGCGGAAATATGATTGGAACGTCTAGTGTTCATGTAAGCATATCGGAATCTGAACAACATGAATTAGAAACATTTCTTACGACAATATCCTCTGAAGAAATTGATCCAGTGACTGGAGCCGCAAAGTCTCTTAGAGACATTCCAGTGACGAAAGTGCATTATGATATCAGAGTGACTGTAACAGAACAGCGAGCCAAAGACGTGAAAACCCAAACGGAGGACTGGTTAATTTGTCAACAACATGGctttgaaaatacaaatgacGTCCCAGATACTCTGTTAGAGGCATACAACAGCGGATATCTCCATGTCTTGCCATTGGGTGGAGTTGCTGTGCCATTGGGCAACCAACAGGCTCCAGCGAAAGCATATAGCTTCCTCCCCCTTCCCATAGAAACTGGTCTCCCAGTCCACGTCAATGGATCTATTGAGTTAGATGAACGTAGACGAGACATTTGGAGAGCATGCGACGACACCAGAGCACAGTGGAATCGTCAGCTCATGAAGAAAATCGTGTCACCTGCATATGTCAAGGCGCTTTGCAGTCTTCAGGCTAAAATCATGGATCGCATTGAAGAAGTAAAGGATACCTTAGATATGCAATACATCGTATCGTCGTATAACGCGATTCTACCTACAGTAGCTGAAAATAGGTTCTGGGAAGAAGTTATTACACACGTTTATAGGATAATTGCTGATTGTGCCCAACCAATGTTTCCCTCGATAATGCGAAGTTTATCTGACAAAAGAGAAGGAGAATGCATCATTGGAGTCAATGAAGTTGATACTTTAGAATGGAGGAACCCTCTTTCAGAATCTCAGAAACCAGGATACTTTGATTCTCCAATCTCAAGAAATCCGATCTTTAGATCGATTGTAACAGATCTTGGATTTCCTCTAATTGAATGCCCTTGTGCAGTACAGGCAATGTATTCAGATAGCTTGGATGAGTACAGAAGAGGGGATGTCCTTGAGGTCACGCCTGCTAGTTTGATCAATCATCTCTCAAGTAATGCAGTAGAAGACGTAGGGCTGAGTCCAATACAATTACCGAAACCAATTTCCGACACAGTGATACAAGACACATGTACATTGCAAGCCATTCTGGAGTATTGTTCACAATATGACGACTTCAAAGACAATACTGAGGCCCTCCCTCTTCTATTAACATCAGATGGATTTCTAAGAACCTTCGCAATGGAAAGACCTGTATACAGTACCGAGTTTGACTACCTCTTTTCATCCAGCAGTAGCAATTTCCTGGATAAGTCGATAAGGAATTACTTCAGTGAAGATTTCGATGTTATCTCTCATTTCGACATATCAAGTATTGCTGATTTCTTGAGGAATGAGTTATGTCCTACAAAATTCAATTGTAACCAATATATTCAGTGGGATAAATCTGAACCGACACAAGAATGGATCAGCGGGCTATGGGAATGTATCGCTGCATGCACAAGTCCTGATGACGCGTTGCAGTGCCTTTCGACATGGAACATTGTGCCTTGCCGCAAGGAGGAAGCTACAGGCGTCGTTTACCACCTAGTTCCACTGTCAAAAGCTACCTCTGTGGTGAATAAGCTAAGTGGCATGTCTAACATGCTTGCTGCTTTAAGTTCTTTGGGAGTTTCTGaggttgatcattttaataACCATCCAGAAGCAAAACAACTCATAACCAAGTTGGTTGCCCACGAAGATAAACCAGATACGATTGTTGCAGTGCTTGACCACGTCATTCAGACAAATCCGAGTCAGTTCGATCAATTGACATCCGATCAACGCGACCACATCTTGCAGTACATAACGACACACATGCCAGAGAGATTGATGGAAAATGGTGACAACAGAAAGATCATCAAAGGTCTACCATGCTATAAACAATTAGACGGGGCTTACATTTCACTATCACAATCACCAATCGTATATGTGATAAAGGGAAATCTATCCTGTGAAGAGATGATG AGTGGATGGCGGAATACAATGCCACTTTCCTACGTGAAGACTACGGTTTGA
- the LOC121413569 gene encoding uncharacterized protein LOC121413569, with translation MASSKHSGRRVPPSYEETMEELARRRSGENPKHDPTSPGQGVYRKRTDVDDVGYDEAGTTPQYQSDQPATISHTTVKPNYQQHDANLMPQTSTSTSPSPEPSRGSPKKSRFKKLISRSTSKRDPNTYTYENQQSVDYWSSIEPVTIDPNIEPILVRPMVTRIGPDGRTYLRDTSIVVVQPEDHETPNTQKVVERPIRPNDYMWYSFVGMAFCFFFGIFSLIRSKEVPVKFEAGDYEGAEKSSTSARNWGTLALISGAVIIIVFLFLLFVSPCPLTRTLQFQGICPEGV, from the exons ATGGCATCGTCCAAACACTCAGGGAGGAGag TTCCGCCATCGTATGAAGAGACGATGGAGGAATTAGCTCGGAGGAGGAGTGGCGAAAACCCCAAACACGACCCGACATCACCAGGACAAGGCGTGTACAGGAAAAGAACCGACGTCGATGATGTCGGTTACGATGAAGCAGGAACGACCCCGCAATACCAGTCAGACCAACCTGCTACCATCTCACACACAACAGTCAAACCGAACTACCAACAGCACGACGCAAATCTCATGCCCCAAACCTCGACATCCACCTCCCCATCACCCGAACCTTCCCGAGGATCCCCGAAGAAAAGCCGATTTAAGAAACTGATTTCCCGATCAACGTCGAAACGGGATCCGAACACTTACACTTACGAGAACCAACAGAGCGTTGATTACTGGTCGTCGATAGAAccagttacgattgatcctaATATTGAACCTATCCTCGTACGACCGATGGTAACACGGATTGGACCGGACGGAAGGACATACTTAAGAGATACCAGTATAGTTGTTGTTCAG cccGAAGATCACGAAACTCCGAACACCCAGAAGGTAGTTGAGAGACCAATTCGACCCAATGACTATATGTGGTACTCCTTCGTGGGCATGgccttttgtttcttctttgGAATTTTCTCTTTGATACGATCTAAAGAG GTTCCCGTCAAATTCGAAGCAGGTGATTACGAAGGAGCGGAAAAGTCTTCAACTTCTGCGCGGAATTGGGGCACCCTCGCGCTCATCAGCGGCGCCgttatcatcatcgtcttccTCTTCCTTCTATTCGTGAGTCCTTGCCCTCTCACAAGAACATTGCAGTTTCAGGGAATATGCCCTGAGGGCGTATGA